Genomic window ([Eubacterium] hominis):
TTTATACTGTATGCAGAAACGAAAGGTATTGGATTTTCAGATAGAAGATCAGGAGGTATATGTTTGTGTCAGACCACAGGATATACATGAAGATGCACAAGGAGAAATCGGCCGGATTATTTTAATTGAAGATATCGGGGATGAAATTTATTATCATGTTTTGGTGAATGGTACGACGATTATTATGAAACATACGCATGAAAGGGAATATCAGATGGATGAAGAAATTCATATTGGATTTCATTGGGTGGATGCGCTATATTTCCATAGTAACACGGAGGAGAGAGTACACATTGGCTAGTACGACGAAAAAGAAGGCACACGTCTTCTTTTTTGTATATAATCGCACAAAAAAAATCCCGATAAGCGAAATGCCTGTCGAGATTCGTTTTAAATTTGGTGGAGCTTATCGGGATCGAACCGATGACCCCCTGCGTGCAAGGCAGGTGCTCTCCCAGCTGAGCTAAAACCCCAAGTTGCGTTATTAATATAGCATGCAGGGGGCATCTTTGTCAATGATTTCCAAACATCTATTGCGAAAAAATGCAAATTCCTATACAATAATACCAATTATACAAAAAGCGAGGGGATTTTTTTGAAGAACACAGTCAAAGAAGCATTGCGCTTATCATTCCCTGTCATGGTAGGCTATGTATTTTTAGGATTTGCTTTTGGGTTATTATGTCAAAATCAGGGTTACTCCTGGATCTGGGCTGTATTGATGTCTGCGATTGTATATGCTGGAAGTATGCAGTTTGTATTATTGACCTTTTTTCATACAGGCTTTTCTCTTATAGAAGCATGCATGGTCACATTAAGTGTCAATGCAAGACAGATTTTTTATGGGATATCTTTTCTAAAAGAATTTCAGAATATGGGAAAAAAGAAATGGTATATGATATTTTCATTAACGGATGAAACATACTCTTTATTGTGTGCCATTCCAGATAAAGATACACCCCATGGAAAACAGCTGATGTTTTTTATATCTTTTTTTGATCAATGCTATTGGATCATAGGATCTTTGATTGGGGCAGTATTGGGAAGTGCCTTATCTTTTGATTCCACAGGCATAGATTTTGCGATGACAGCATTATTTACCGTTATCTTTGTGGAACAATGGATCGCAAGTACCCATCATGTATCTATCTTGATTGCAGTGTTTTGTATTGTGGTCAGTGCGTTGATATTTGGATTAAAAAACTTTTTACTTCCGGCATTGATCCTTTTGGTTTTATTGCTTGCGATATTTGAAAAACATGTTGATCAAGATAAGGAGGATGCATCATGATAGGCGTAAAAGAAAGTCTAGCGATTATTCTGGTCGTGGCAATTACCACCTTTTTCACTAGAGCATTACCATTTCTGATATTCAAAAATACATCCACACTGCCAGAAAAAGTTGTATACCTTGGAAAAGTGCTGCCTATGGCGATTATGCTTTGTCTGGTTGTATACTGTTTACGTAACACAGCTTTTCTTACATATCCATATGGCATACCTGAACTCATCAGTATTGGTGTGGTTGTGATATTGCATGTATGGAAACGTAATAATATGATTTCTATTGTTTGTGGTACGGTATTGTATATGGTGCTGATTCAGGTTGTTTTTGCGTAAAAAAAGCGATTACTCGCTTTGTAGGATACAGGAAATAAAATCTTTATATTCTTCCATGAATATTGTGTTTTTTAAAGTGATAAATGTAAAATCACGCTGGATATCAAAATCTTTTAAAGGAATCACTTCCATGGTTCCTTTTTTTAATTCTTCCTCCACTGCGGCTTTATATAGGAATGTGATTCCTGTATTTTCTTCCACTAAATGTTTAATGGCATTCATATTGCCAATTTCAATGGTATTAGAGAAATCTTGAATGGTTAGGTTACGTTCTTTCAATACACGCTCTAATACTTCACGGGTACCACTGCCTTCTTCACGAATAATCAAAGGTTCATCAAATAAATCCTGCAAGGTATAGACTGGCTTTTGCATTTGATAATCTTTTCCTTTTAACGCAACATATGGCTGTCTGCTTAACATCTGGTGTTCATAACGATGTAATGGGAAATAGCCTTCCACAATCGCAAAACTGATTTCTCCATGATCTAACATCTGAAGCAGGGTTGCGGTATTTTCTACCAGCATGGTTAGATTGGTTTGCGGATGGATATGTAAATATTGTTTAATTCGTTTTGGTAGAATATATTCACCGATCGTCAAGGTAGCACCAAATTTGATTCTGGTGATATCTTTGATATTTCTTAAATTCTCCACCACACGCTTTTCATCTGCATTCATGGTGCGAAGGCAGCTGGCCAAATATTCTCCCTGTTTGGTAAGCACCAGGTTTTTTCCATGGTGGTCAAACAGTTTGATTTGATAAGTCGTTTCTAAATAACGGATATGCTGAGAAACAGCAGGCTGTGTGATACATAAAATCTCAGCAGCTTTGGTATAGTTTAATGTTTCTGATAATGTTAAAAATGTATATAAACGATAATCAAGCATAATAATTTCTCCTTTAACATAAGTATATCACGGATGAGTAAAAAGAAAAAGTCATGTTTGTTTCTGATTTGTGAACAAATGTATCTAAAATGTTTACATAAAGAAAACTGTTTTCAAAATATATTACAAAATCTTTCAAAGACTCTTTCATTTTATTTCATTTGTGCTATAATGGGTGTCACTAACACAAGATGTTAAAGAGAAAGGAAGGTGCCGATATTTATGGCCGAAAACAGAATTTTCAATTTTTCAGCAGGACCATCCATGCTGCCACTGGAGGTATTACAAAAAGCACAATCGCAGATGCTAAACTATGAGGGTAGTGGAATGTCGGTCATGGAGATGAGTCATCGTTCCAAAGCATATGATGAAATCATTACAACTACACAGGCAAGATTACGCCGTATTTTGAATATTCCTGACAACTATAAAGTATTGTTTATGCAGGGAGGAGGAACCATGCAGTTCTCTATGGTACCTTTAAACCTATTGCAGAAGGGAAAAGCCGATTATATCTTAACTGGATATTTCGCAGAAAAAGCTTATAAAGAAGCATGCAAGTTTGGGGATATCAAAGTTGCTGCATCAAGTAAGGAACAGGATTTCACTTTTATTCC
Coding sequences:
- a CDS encoding AzlC family ABC transporter permease, translating into MVGYVFLGFAFGLLCQNQGYSWIWAVLMSAIVYAGSMQFVLLTFFHTGFSLIEACMVTLSVNARQIFYGISFLKEFQNMGKKKWYMIFSLTDETYSLLCAIPDKDTPHGKQLMFFISFFDQCYWIIGSLIGAVLGSALSFDSTGIDFAMTALFTVIFVEQWIASTHHVSILIAVFCIVVSALIFGLKNFLLPALILLVLLLAIFEKHVDQDKEDAS
- a CDS encoding AzlD domain-containing protein; the protein is MIGVKESLAIILVVAITTFFTRALPFLIFKNTSTLPEKVVYLGKVLPMAIMLCLVVYCLRNTAFLTYPYGIPELISIGVVVILHVWKRNNMISIVCGTVLYMVLIQVVFA
- a CDS encoding LysR family transcriptional regulator, whose amino-acid sequence is MLDYRLYTFLTLSETLNYTKAAEILCITQPAVSQHIRYLETTYQIKLFDHHGKNLVLTKQGEYLASCLRTMNADEKRVVENLRNIKDITRIKFGATLTIGEYILPKRIKQYLHIHPQTNLTMLVENTATLLQMLDHGEISFAIVEGYFPLHRYEHQMLSRQPYVALKGKDYQMQKPVYTLQDLFDEPLIIREEGSGTREVLERVLKERNLTIQDFSNTIEIGNMNAIKHLVEENTGITFLYKAAVEEELKKGTMEVIPLKDFDIQRDFTFITLKNTIFMEEYKDFISCILQSE